The nucleotide sequence TGAACTGCGTGTGTGGGAATGTCGGTCGCAACCTCCTTACTGGCTCACAACCTCTCTTACCCCTTTCACTGCGTGAAGTGACCAGATGAGAAGAAATTCAGAGAACCTCGGTCATAAAACAAAGCAACAATTTTGATTAGACTCTCGGACTGTACTCTCGAACCGTCGTCAGCTCTCTCTCCCCAAAGTCAGAGCACACCATTGCAGCTTGTGCCATTCATAAAGAGCCTCGCGACTGGTGATTGGTGGTACACCCCTGACGTctgttgattgacaggtgaTCCTCCACTCACATTCTGACACACAGGCAGCTGATACAAATACACACTCACATACCAGGCCCAGCATGACATCCAGACAGACTATGTAACCGCGTACGTAACACacaaaatatacatatacatatatataacaaaaaaaactacataGCACCGCGTACGTAACAGtacttaaaaataataaattgtgtgtatatatatatattaagctctctctcgtgcgcagatgatctgaaaacaccaataaacaagtaagctgcatttcatcaatctccatttgagatgttctgcttaaagtctcattcagtctacattttagacttgtctcttttcgtcaacgatattgcatgcttatataacattagtcacaatgtaagttaggctaacgttacgcagtgactgtgatgtactctgaacaaGCATGcgaaaacatcataggcctacttcagttctcaaaaatataaatatataacatatatttttacaaaatgaatagccttgtcaaatgactatcattttaacttatatggtggaaaaggggacgtttgctagaaggatcgagtgaacgatctgtatctacggttgtattttgtaatacaaaataatattaccctttgtcattagacacactatttagttttgtatggtacttggagtttcctattgttactgtactagcatcttgcattatcTAGGCAATGCTGTCTctaactttcaatttaatcagaaattgtttaaacagtcaataagtggataaatcacttactgcttgcaggaatacagttgcccttttcttcagtttaagacactgagtgaagcttgcttgaaatggccgaacaaacaaacgattttgaaaaaaattgttgtggtatctgattataataaacctcaaccatgactgttgacattacTTCTCCTGCACAGCATGAACAAGACGTTtgtcatgagagccgtttttgctattCTCGAGGGACGCTGCAGTCCTGATGATTCGGCTGCGTCAGTTCtgcctgacaatgcacatgtttggacagatgcaaatatttggggcgtgcatataaattaaCTCCAACACTTGCATTagggttgggtttatgttgagaagcacttctttttccgtggtgtttttcatgcataagatttacataagaagtaggaggcaatggtagcctgacgtggtcatactcaattctagtcagaatatgagtctgaaactgctccattgggctgtgattatggggcgtgtttcaaccgaaccaggaaagacctcaattggatagacctacaaccaatcagagcaaagaagtgacgcattgtcaaatgtcaacagagttgaCTCTtattatttaactatggcaaggttaattcaatttttcattcttgggcacctttaatatatcAATACTCTAGTTTATGTTAATGggaaaaagtttgaaaacagctttttcataattacaaaagATATATTGAAAATATCTTCGCAAGTTCGCATATATGGGGGAAGGGAGCTTTGAAAATTGTGTTGAACATTTGCGGCCTTTGAGTCAGAGAGGTAAAGAACTGCTTGTTTAAATGCTTCATTTGGCTAATTCGGACTGTCCCAGGCTAACATTCTGTCCTTGTCTGTTTTTTGGCAGTACTCAGAGCTTGGTGCAAAGTTAACACACTCATGCTCTCTGGGCTACAACGGGGCGGTGTTGCAGGCCCTTGCTGTCCATCTTTCTCTCCAGGGCGCTTTGGCTCAGCCGAAAGAATTCATCAACAAACTGATCGCAGAAATGGAAGAGATGGAAAAAGATAAAACAGCCCAGCTTGATGCTAAAGCGTGAGTAAGCCCATCAAAAATATGAACttccagactgatctcatgaaatggcgtatgtatgactGCATGCatcatttattcagaaagtacaaatatcccaagtgttcattggccaaacgattgatttgtgtgaagaaaatccccaaaagcgatcagaatGTCGAGTCCATCCACCagagattaataatacatttcaaatattgccgccggaagaaatgtcatgtcagctttgacagcattggctgtcgtgtgtctcattaccaattgcgtcattacgtcagctttgattgtaaaatgccattggctctcgtgtgtctcgtgaccaatcgTGTCATTCTAAACTCGTCGActcgtgtgtatcatttgaatcagaaatattaacgagcgtgtgttctgttcacaaaggggcgcgatcattatttcaacgactaaaacattaagatcaactctgttcttctcatgaagatatcgtatgacttcagaagacttggaatgcaacatgagttaatacttttatactgtttttttggtccgtttttgcaataaatatttAGAGGCTTAATCAGGCTTAGAAATAGGGTTTAACTTATGGAGTGGTGTACAAAGTAACAATAAAAGCAAAGATAATTTCCAACatacattttgtcttgtttatgTATTTAGTTCTCACATTTATTGAATCTTTGCATTTGCCCTGCATAAAACATGTCTTCGCAAGCACTCACATAAGATCATAGCAAACCACAATTCCTGAAGGACAAAATCAAATCCCGCTCTAAATTTGATCTTGTTTGAGAAGATATTACACTCAAATATACATCACCATaaggaagaaaagactatcgcAACTTCCGTTTCATGCTTTAAGAAGAGTTATCTGACCCACTATGTTTTATTCCACAGACTCAATTTATCGGAGTTCCCATATTGCTCACGTTTGCACAAGGTGAAAGAACTTATGGACAAAAATAGTGTGAGCATTGAGGAGGTCATATCTGAACTGGGTTAGTATTGATTTGACATTGATAATGGCATTCTGCTGTGTTTTTCTTGTAGTTGACACTCATGTTTTTTATTAGGAAATGGCATCGCTGCTTTACAGTCTGTACCCACCGCTATCTTCTGCGTGCTGCATTGTTTGGAGCCCCGGGACGGGCTGCCAGAGAAGTTTGGGGGAGTGGAGAGGACAATAGCCTACAGTTGTGCTCTGGGTGGTGACACTGACACCATTGCTTGCATGGCAGGGGCAATTGCAGGGGCACATTATGGCATTGACTCTATTCCACAGAGCTGGCAGAAGAGCTGTGAAGGGGTGGCGGAGGCCGATGATTTAGCACATCGTTTGTATGATTTTTACTGCCTTCCACGGTCTGAAGAGGACAGGGGGACAAAAAGCACACAAGAATAATCAATTGCACAAACATGCCGCTGATCAACACACCACAAAAACTAACTGACCCATTGCACGAGTATGGACTCTGCAGAACAAAAGTGGCTGTTTCTAAATTTGTGAATGTGTTTTCAAACGGATGGCTGtttctaaattatgaaaatgatccccttcacccaaccccacccctaaacctTACCCACACTGTGATGTTGGCAATTCAGGTAACACAGTGAAAAACTCCCCTCTGTTTATGGCCTTGCTCATACATCTAGTAACTTCTATTACTATCCGGCAGAGAGACCTATATTTAATCTGCACAGCCATATGCAACATGCACCACACATAAGAGAAACTGGACAAAATTCCCAGCCTCACTCATGCGCGAGTCAAACTTGTTATcaatttgtatttgtttataaaaataaacaaaataaaaatttataaagtttataaaaaataaaaataaattgctTGTCATGTATGTTGCTGAAAATATATATCCAAtgtatgatttattattaaCTATTTTTTATCAGTGTTGCCAATGTAGCAATTTTGTTGCTAGATTTAACAACTTTTCAGACTACCCTAGcaacatttttttccaaaaatatttGACAGCTTTTAGCAACTTTTGTGTCTAAAGTGCCTCTAACAAATAAAAGGGCACATACTTTCATCTAAATTACACAAAAAGAGGAAACTTTAGAACAGCGAGCCCGCCAATCAGGACATCGGCCTGAAGAGAGCTGGAAAAAGATGCCTCATAGTACACACATCAAATGTTAATTTAGTTGCAATTGTTCAATAATAATTTTTCATTTATGACAAATTATGTTAAGTTTTACTCTGTAACCCTTAAACTAAACGCAACACATAATTtaaaatacaggtaaaatagCTGTAAAAAATCAATACAGATAATTCCTTCATATTAGCACTGTACTGTGCCCTATTCTTACAGACTTTGTAAGAATGTAGTACACCAACTACAAATAcaatgcttaaagggttacttaagcaatttagcatatggctttgtatcagtagaaacctgggagtatattcgaatgatcgcgctatttcatccccatgagacacaaatacattttctgtcttttctcagtctagaaggcacctgtttcaataataatttcacatttctactacattaatgacccagtttaaatacaaaactgaatgctaaatcactgaagtaaccctttaaaactagattgggtaaacccagcctaatctgccggcgatttgattttgctCGGCAACTCTGTCTGGAAACCTGTATAATaattctactgcttctgttacgcTTTTGTggggaaccaatcacagtctGGCTTATACATGTATGTATATTTGTCATCCTTACATTATCTCAAAGAAACCACATTTATTTACATATCCATGCAAACCTGTTTATGCATTGCAATTAGATGCACCTAATAAACATTGCACTTATCAAAATTCACTCTGGAGTAGCTGCAGTTCTTTCTATTCAAAGAATTAGGCCAGTTGAGTTACAACCATAGCCAACCATCCCACTGCGCACAGAATATGCCACAGGAACATTACTTGGCACATAGTGTCAAATGCACACGATAATAATATAACAGCATCTGTTTTTATACAATTTTGACTCTGCAgttcaaaaaatgtttacaataaAAAACTTGTATAATTTCATTGGTACTAGCCTATAATgttgcatttttctttttttctgtcacaTTTAAAATGGTTCTAAAAACTATGAGGTGGGTTTTGTAGGTTCACTATAGTGAATAATTAATCATTATATAAGCATAAATGAATTTGAATACACACAGTTAAAACAGCCTTTTTACAAAAGTGGCTCTCATGTAAAGTATCTACAGTATTAAGTAGCCTAttgttattttaacataaaaaaaaaagccaataTTTTTCCACATTCATTTCCTGGTAGGTCAAtaggctgactccctgatcagtgccctgactactgaactagggagctatggtctggttttaaccaggctaggCTGGTAGGGGGATTTCCTTGATAAAAGCTATGTCTGCTGCCCTTTTATTGGCTGTGAGAGGAAATGCATACTTACTTCAAGCCACTTCAGGTTAATGAAGTAAACGTCTAATGGCCTGTGAGCAAGTAGGGAAATTCAAACCTGTAATAAATAATCACAAGCTTCTAGAGATGGTTAGAAACATTACATTTGACTTATTAGGCGAAACACAAGTGAGTAGTTGTGTTCATATATTGCACTGGGGCAATATCATTGAAACATATTACTAAATACAACATgtgaaaaacaaatatatatatacgtgcctttaaaatatatatattgtgccAAATATACTgaaatttattttgaatacacGTGACGTAGGCCTATGTTTTTTCGCACGTGTATTCAAATATTtcgcaccacacacacacacagagagagagagagagagagagagagagagagagagagagagagagagagagtgtcgTCCATCAAACTTTTCTGGTTTACTTAATTGTAAAAATCTCCTCTCAGTTTTGATCAGCCCAGATCAATACCAATAGTTTCAGAATGTGACTATAAAGGCGTGAATCTCACCTCCTTACTTTGTCGAGGAAAGAGTTGTGTTCTAGTGTTTACAGCGTGTTTTTCTGTTTATCGCGTGTTGATTATGGGACAGCAGCTAAAGGAGGTGAGTGTGCATGAGGACGAGGTAAATAAATCCCCGTTCACCACTAACACCACCGACCACAAGGTAGAGTCCCATCCTCCTGACAGAATCAGAATCAGGCTATCTACAGGTCTTAGAGCGCCCTCACCCTGCGTAGACATGCACAGATTTTGGGAGCATAACGACGACCTCTTCAATGTGGAGCTGGCGCATCATTTAATATGGCAGATGATCGACGCTGCTGGAGGTCAACTTGATCGATTATGTGCGGGGACCTCCTGAAAAGCTCTTTCTACAACACCTATTCTGGTATGTATTATCTCCCAAACTTGTAGTTTGGGACTTAAATTCTAGTGACCAATCACATATTATACAACTAATAACTGACAATGTTCATTGACAAAATTAAAGGAAACTTGTGACAAACTGTTGTCACAAGGCAGGACACAGGCAGAAGTGTAGTTGCTGGGGGTGCTGCTGTTTGCCATGATCACAGCCTTTTCCCAGACAGCTGCGATTTCAGTTTGATGGACGCTGATGTCTGCTTCCAGCCAGGCTTCTCAGATGGTGAGAATTTCATTACAGCAAAGAAGGACAATTGCGATTCTTAATCATACAAAACAGAAAAATCAGttgctttgaaaaaaaaaaaagatggccTTATGGATATGCAGGAGTCTTTCACAGCTTTATTGCAGGTGTGAAGTCGAAGGTAATAATCATCTCTTCCCTCTTTCTGCACAGGATGATGTGGTTTCATCCAGGTTTGCCTGAAGAGCGACCTAGCTTCATCTAGAGATGTTTTTCCATGACAGGCTTAAGTAAGTTAAAATAAGACATTCAATAGCTGCTGAAATATGGCAAATTTAGTACGTCGTCATATACTGCAATACTAAATACCTCATGAAATATTTTTGTCTAATTTCTGATTCTGTTTTAGGTCCTGAAG is from Pseudorasbora parva isolate DD20220531a chromosome 10, ASM2467924v1, whole genome shotgun sequence and encodes:
- the LOC137091112 gene encoding ADP-ribosylhydrolase ARH3-like, with amino-acid sequence MSAVSRTSPIAAPNMLSRFRGALVASVLGDCIGVEFEDAPSFRPSPTASQPLDRVLQYLSALDDETRGGGILKYSDDTAMMRCIAESLLTRKAFDERDMASRFAKEYKLAPYRGYGLHIVRVLRQLASPHLKDVFQPAQSQFDGRGSFGNGGAMRTVPFALAFKSRNDVHKYSELGAKLTHSCSLGYNGAVLQALAVHLSLQGALAQPKEFINKLIAEMEEMEKDKTAQLDAKALNLSEFPYCSRLHKVKELMDKNSVSIEEVISELGNGIAALQSVPTAIFCVLHCLEPRDGLPEKFGGVERTIAYSCALGGDTDTIACMAGAIAGAHYGIDSIPQSWQKSCEGVAEADDLAHRLYDFYCLPRSEEDRGTKSTQE